In a genomic window of Alcanivorax sp.:
- a CDS encoding transporter substrate-binding domain-containing protein, whose product MTCLCIWLASASAAPLTVAVKASPPFSFQNGDRWDGVSVELWEQIAEQAGYEYRFRPYKTVSDMLAAVELGQADVAIGAISVTGDRERRLDFTQPMYRGGLGIATRTEASGWMTTLRGLFSWKFFSAVLALGLVLLLVGLLVWLFERKKNPEQFGGSVSKGIGSGFWWSAVTMTTVGYGDKAPVSTAGRFIGLVWMFVSIITISGFTAAIASSVTVNQLQTRVAGAGDLPRVDTAVVENTSGEQWLVAEGLSYRPYPNLEKAMRAVVLGEVDALVADAPVMRYMLRERETSQVLVLPKMVREESYAFAVANGSKLREPIDQAMLDILPSQEWRLVLNRYLGSDQ is encoded by the coding sequence ATGACGTGCCTGTGCATCTGGCTGGCGTCCGCCAGTGCCGCACCGCTCACTGTGGCAGTGAAGGCCTCGCCACCATTCAGCTTCCAGAATGGTGACCGCTGGGATGGTGTCAGCGTTGAGCTGTGGGAACAGATCGCTGAGCAGGCTGGCTATGAATACCGCTTCCGCCCCTACAAGACGGTGTCCGACATGCTTGCGGCGGTGGAGCTGGGTCAGGCGGATGTGGCCATCGGTGCGATCAGTGTCACCGGAGATAGGGAGCGTCGGCTGGATTTCACCCAGCCCATGTACCGGGGTGGGTTGGGCATTGCCACCCGCACGGAAGCCAGCGGCTGGATGACCACCCTGCGCGGCCTGTTTTCCTGGAAGTTCTTCTCCGCCGTGCTGGCCCTGGGGCTGGTGTTGTTGCTGGTAGGGCTGCTGGTGTGGCTGTTCGAACGAAAGAAAAATCCGGAGCAGTTTGGCGGCTCTGTGAGCAAGGGTATCGGCAGTGGTTTCTGGTGGTCGGCGGTGACCATGACCACCGTGGGCTATGGTGACAAGGCGCCGGTGAGTACGGCAGGGCGCTTCATCGGGTTGGTGTGGATGTTTGTCAGCATCATCACCATTTCCGGTTTCACCGCCGCCATCGCATCCAGCGTTACTGTCAACCAGTTGCAGACCCGGGTGGCGGGGGCTGGTGATCTGCCCCGCGTGGATACCGCCGTAGTGGAAAACACCAGTGGCGAGCAGTGGCTGGTGGCTGAAGGTCTCAGTTATCGCCCTTACCCGAACCTGGAAAAGGCCATGCGTGCGGTGGTGCTCGGTGAGGTGGATGCGCTGGTAGCGGATGCGCCGGTGATGCGCTACATGCTGCGCGAACGGGAAACCTCCCAGGTACTGGTGCTGCCGAAAATGGTCCGCGAGGAAAGTTATGCGTTTGCCGTGGCCAACGGCAGCAAACTGCGCGAGCCCATCGACCAGGCCATGCTTGATATCCTGCCTTCCCAGGAATGGCGATTGGTGTTGAACCGTTATCTCGGTTCAGATCAGTAG